The stretch of DNA AGGGCAACATTACAGGAAAAGGCTGAAAAGGAaggcatatgcaaaaaaaaaaaaaaatagaaacaagAAAATAACAGGGATGTagacataaatataaacatttaaaaccctGTAAAATCAAAACGTGAGTTTTGTGGTTTTTGATCCATTTCTGTTTAGGTCATTAAAATATGGATATAATTCACTTTAActaaaaacatgcatttatagTTTTCAGTCTTTCACGAGCAAAAATATTGATGACATCATGTTACACTAATGGGCGTCTCCAATGTTTTTGTCCAATCCAATGCTCTCTAGATGCTCTATATCTTCTTAAGTGACATTTGCAGGGAAAAAAACCTTGAGACTTTCATACATGCATGAGAAACTTGTACAtttgcataaaaacaaaacaacaaaacattaataaacagactaataaatgtgtgtaaaacgTTTAGGATATTttggattttttgttttgtttttgaattattttttcttatgcttgaccaaggctgcatttatttgataaaaaaaacggtaaaaacagtaatactgtgaaatattattaacatttaaaatgtcttctatttgaataaataaattacccTTCTTttgcttttgattaatttaatacatccttgctgaatagcaGCTAGTACAaatagtattaatatttcacatttttactgctTTACGGTATTTTTGGttagccttggtgagaataagagacaataaaaagcattaaaactaAAACATGAGGAAATATGATTTATTCTAAATTTTGCATAGACCGTGAATGTAAAAGCCTGTTTTCCTGTGGACTTTGGAAAAATTTTTGTTTGCATGTGAAAGTCTCTGGGGTTTCTTGGGTTTGTCTTCTGCAGTTGTCACTTTAAGGGCTCTGTAAAAGTAGAACATCTCATCCTTCTAATCCTATCTGTTCCTGACTGGCAATTGCAAGTAGAACATCAAGATTTATTGTTCGTGATGTAAACTAAAGCCtgtttgctttttaaaaacaatgtaaaaatacatatattacaaaAAGGGAAGAGCTCTTCAATTTCAATAGGAAGTATGTCAACATAGAAAATGAAACCAATTTAATTGGTTTCTTAGATGTTTCTTAGGGTGGATGGTTCTGTGCAAAGCCATCCCTAATTGGACTGGAGAATGGAGATGTTTCGATGTACAGTAATTGGCCTTTTCTTGAACTTGCTGAACCGTTGTAAGTAAATAAgcctcatgtttgtttgtttaaatccaTATCAAGTTCAGGTTCATGAAAATCCTTGAGGTTACAGAACTTCAGCTTAACTCAATTACCAGACATGCAAATTCTGACACTTTCTAAATGTCCTGTCTGCAGCCCAAATGCCACTTTCAGACTTGCTTTGCTCTTGCTTTCAAAGCCTATTCTGTTGTTAAGTGCATAGCATTTCCAGGAAGCAGACGTTCAGATGTCCCGATTAATAACTAATTTTTTTGCTTTggcatttattatattatcatgTGAGAAGGGTAGTAAGACTTCAGGCTTGAGCTTCTGCTGTTTTCTGCAGTACTAAAGCTGCTAGCATCAGAGAGGTAAGTAACCTCAATAGTAACTGTGTCCTTGAATAGAAGATAATGTGTCTTTTATTTGCATCACTATTCTTATTCTTGTTCATGCTTACGTTTAGGTATTTGAACAAACTTCTAAGTCATAAACTTGGAAAATTGGGACATTTGTGTCACGTTTGGAACTGTTCATCATATCGGATGTCTTGTTGAGTAGAGATGTGATATTATtaacaaattaacttttttaattggagtgatgtttttgataaaaaaatccagaaatattattttaatataaaatgaccATCAATAATACAATTGAATTCTGTGACAGAAAAGCAGATTTTTTTAATCAGGCATCAGTGACACATGGTACTtctagcatttatttttataattaatgtttaaaacGGTTGTGCTTttttggaaactgatacatttttctcaggactctttgatgaataggtgttaaataccgtgataataccgtataccgtgattaAAAGCAtgatcaattaaccgcaacacgaaaatttgataccggcatatccctagtttGTAGGAACAAAAAATGGGTTAAAATGTAATCTACTATAATAAAGATTAGTGCTTTGTCTATTTGATTGttctagtgctgggcggtttgaccaaaaatgtatataccgttttctttttcaaaattataccggttttccggtttatgaagttttttttttttcatgcataatcaggtgtacaaggcattttctgctggttgatattccaagacgtgcttgcggctaaggtgcctGAGTAAATTGCTCGTGATGCGCCTCGTGTTGtgcagcacttgcataaaatggatattatatatgcataatctgcctgcagtgcatatgcagtccgcagtaCGGACTCATTGtgttttcacacaggacgcgtttgcagttcgctactgatccgcgtcggtttagtccacaaacacaacatttgttcattgttttgatttcatatcatgtaaaaaatatatattttttcatatagacattagtttaaactcaataaatataaacaacacattattcatgcattttatttctaggtttgtataataagctgctcaagcaaggggcaaaacatttaaacacaataattagcctacttttcttgttaaaatatttaatgaactGTGTTTTTCTGCtaccataaaagtgaacatatatattgttttccttgtttatctaaaagtgctctttttcttgttttaaacctagccaaaaacccatttGGCTGCGTttacatgtcaatccatgttcatttttcccgcaaacaatgcgctttcactttaattcagcgcctgcaacacagcaaaaatagactcagtacgttaacaatcgctgcactgctgcagtgcACCGTTCCTTGATACATCGTGCAGCTGAAATCCGttaatacacactgcagacggagtatgtgtgaaacaggcgttataacgtaacatcagagcactgctgtgtgtaccctcaccacgcctcgcagtcgctgtttagaagtgcaacattaaagggtccgtctgaaacagtgtctcgcggctgcggcgcagcataacgttcgttccaaacgctgagtaattaaatacaccggtatggcggtatattcaaaattaacatcgtaacgaaaaaaATCaacggttttcggtatgaaccggtttaccgcccaggaCTAGATTGttctgacatttattttattaacatctgtGACATACAATAAGACTTCAGACTTTCTGCAATATTAAATCAGCTTGCATCAGGCAGGTAGGTAACATCAGGTGCATGCAACACCTAGCTGAGGAATCAAAGCCGGCTGGTATCAGGTGGCATGGACGCACTCGCGCAGCATGGCTCCTGTTTTCAGGACAGAGGAGGGTAAActgaaatgtatgtgtgtgtgtgagagagagagatctaaCCCATCACCTTTTGTTTTTCAATCCTCAGATCTTGGCGTAGCTGAGAATGGTCTGAGGTGATTTGTGTGGGACACAGGCATCACGACCGTGCATCCCTGCGGAGAATCGCTCTAGAGCTTTCATCTGGATGTGAGGACCGGTCTAGTTATCCGTCTCTCACCTCCTCTgcatttttcctattttttttgtttgttttgttttttttctcggAGGGGATCATGGGGGGAGCAGTCAGTGCTGGCGAGGACAATGACGATTTGATAGACAACCTGAAGGATGCGCAGTACATCCGCACAGACCGCGTGGAGCAGGCCTTTAGGGCCATAGACCGTGGAGATTATTACCTGGACGGCTACAGAGAAAATGCCTACAAGGATCTGGCCTGGAAGCATGGGAATATACACCTGTCAGCGCCTTGTATCTACTCTGAAGTGATGGAAGCCCTGAAACTCCAGCAGGGTTTGTCTTTCCTGAACCTCGGCAGCGGCACGGGATACCTGAGCACCATGGTGGGCCTGATCATAGGTGAGAACCACTCTAATGACAGATCGATAAAGGAAACAGTCGAGATTGagggtacactcttaaaaataaaggtgctgaAAAGCTTCTGCACAGCCAtggcatagaagaaccatttttggttccacaaagaaccattcagtcaaaggttctttaaagaaccatcgctttcttacctttttataatctgaagagcCTTCAATCTCatcaaagaaccttttgtgaaaaagAATGTTACAGGTTAACCATTTAGTCCAacaggttcttctatggcatcgtgaagcacctttctttttaagagtgtagaatttatttattgtctaatctatttgaatatatacttaaaaatataataataataatagaagtagtattcaaaagaaaaagaaaaaaatatgagaagaataaataataaacttgCTCACAATGATAAAGACTATTTTAGGACCAATCCgagttttacattttatgtgtaatttatttcaattaagtcgcataaatcaactttttgtccATCAGCCTCttgccaactttttttttttaaacattgtgccTAATAGTAATTTCACTTTTGAATTATATTTAGTTAATAAATCTTTTATTTGCATCACTGTTATTCTTATTATTACTCAATTTTAGGGATCTAAACAAACATAAATGTTGGTCCTACAGACATGAATGACTCAAATCATGAAAGTGTTGAGTAGAGAATGTGATATAACTTTTATAAGTTATTAGATTTATGATTTGTAGTTGGATAAatgtaaaaagcatttaaaaaatcgTACACAATTCTGTACATTAACATTTATATGACCAAAGCTATATATATGATAACAAATACAGTTAAAACTAATATGgtaaaatattaatgcaatttgaaatcgtttttttttttattcagaatataACATTTTTGGTGTGTTATtgtctgtatatatttattttcagttaaatattatGGTATTTGACtaatagtaattaaaatatatattttaattaataagaaaaaagatttttattcatTACTATTAATTGCAGGTCCGTTTGGAGTAAATCATGGCGTTGAGCTTCACAAGGATGTGGTGGAATATGCAAAAGAAAGACGCGATGACTTCATTAAAAACAGCGACAGCTTTGACAGGCATGTTCAACTCttattttgcatttgtttctATAGATCTACAGTAAGtgtgaatttaaaaaaagaaaagtgctaGATTTGTTACAACTATAGAAATGAAATTTGCTTAATGAGAGCTGTAATGACGCATCAGATAAAGCACTGATGCAATTAAACAAGCCATAAATGTGTTTCATAACAGAAGGCCATGTGTCCAAAGGTCACTTAATCAATGTTCGGAGCTCGATATCTGTTTCACGTCTTGTCAAGTCTGTGACTGCTCAATAAAACTGGTGCTAAACAAATAAAACCATGCACGGATGGACTGATGCTAATAATATGCTCCATAACAGATTGCTCTTGGCATCATGTCAGTGCTCCACCAGTTAAATAAGGAAAATAGCTTTTTATTCAGTCatgaaaatacatttgtaaatgttcTGAAGAAAATGCGAATATACTTGTCTGTGTAAAACTCGCTGACATAATGCTTGGGTGTTGTTAGTGCATTGCTATTTGGTTGCTATGTGGTTCTTTCGTTGCCACTTTAGTGATAGCTCAAATTATATAGCTTGTTGAAAAGAGGTGTGCTATTACCCCAAAACGATTTGAAAAGCAATTTTTGCCTGGCAGACATTAAATCTGGCAAAACACCTGCCGAATATTGTAGAGACACATGGTGGACCATTTTGtgtgttaaaataaaaacaatctaaatttttttttagcctaaaatgcttatttttatatatatatacattcacaataattgttttgcaatgaaacgagtcatttttttaaaaatacaattaaaaaataaataaagattaaaattattgtgttaaaaaaaagagtGGCTTTTAaggtaaaaattaaaataaatattaaaattgttataaagtaaacacacatatatatatatatatacactgtttatatttaattttatattttataaaagttacttaacttttttttatttctattaactaCTATACAGTTCTTTAAACTACTGGAGTCACAAATATAATGCAGAAGGAAATACGATCGCTTATGAAATATTGTGTTGGACAATTGGAGGCCTTCGGGTCAAAAAGGTTGAAAACACCCTAGAAATGGCATAGTAGCACACTAAAATCAACTGGAACACGTTAGAAACCACATAGCTGTGAGAAATTGTGTTGTAGATGTTCTAGAAAAGACTATCAATGTTATAAATGTGTCATTTCAGGTTTGAGTTCTGTGAACCACACTTTGTGGTGGGGAATTGTCTGGAGATTTCCTCAGACAGTCACCAGTACGACCGCATCTACTGCGGCGCTGGAGTTCAGAAGGACCACGAGAACTACATGAAGATCCTGCTGAAAGTCGGAGGAATTTTGGTCATGCCGATAGAGGATCAGGTAAAACACAGGATGATACACACAGTGGGCCTAAAAGGTTTGGAGACttcttacaaatacatttttgtcacacttacaaataaatcaatgtcatTAGACCACAAAAAATCTCAACCCAGATCTGTCTCAAGATCTTTTCTCATCACTAATTTACTTTGCTCCATCATTTTTGCTAAATGTCTTTTTAATTCACtggtgttttgatttatttaaattatctttGGATGAAATCAGctctttataaaaaaatgtattgctaagtaaaatttaattaaattggtattaaaataaagctgaaataaaaaatattagatgataaatttaaacttaaaatgcaaGTGAAAATTTTTAATGTTGCCTTGGCtgcttaatgaaataaaatgtttaattattaaacttaattaataaaataatgtaaaaattataatgcaaatgaaaaaaactgaaacatatatatatatatatatatatatatatatatatatatatatatatatatatatatatataaacaaacatattcatatattataaacaatactaaaataagtGGTTGCTCTacttattttagtattgtttatataatatgaatatgtttgtttatatatatatatatatatatatatatatatatatatatatatatatatatatatatatatatatatatatataatatataaaaacaaacacattacaaATTACTAAAGCACAttacaaaaaaactataaaaaaaagaaatatatatatatataaacaatactaaaataagtAGAGCAACCACAGCTGTGGTTCATTATATTAAATATCCACtaaggacaaactaacaaaaagtcacactgttttataattttataagtctttttgtgaaatgttttgcttgACAAGTGTACTTTTGctttttattccaaataaatgccacttcagTCATTCAGTTATTTGTGTGTTTAAAGTGTGCAAATACATTTTGGTGTAGTAGAAATTGGACTTTTAAAATGTTGAGTAGAATGATAAAAGCCTTGGCTAAGCTACAGTATATACAACTGCTTgaaaaaagacttaaaaaaatacatctaATCTTTTATTGTCTATATTTGGCATCTTAAAAGTTCTCAATGTGAAAATTGTTAAAATTGCATTGCATTTATGTAAATGCATGATATTGTACAATATTAACAGTAACTTTTATGAACCTGTTGAGCATGGAATGTCTGAGCTCTTTATTagttgagtgtttgtgtgttgctGCAGCTGACTCAGATCATCAGAACCGGTCAGAGCTCCTGGGAGAGTAAGAATATCCTGGCCGTGTCATTTGCTCCTCTTGTTCCGCAGAGCAGGACAGACGGCTGCAAGCCTGAAGCTGTGGTGCTCCGTGAGTCTCCGCCTCTCTTTTATGACCTCACACTGTCCTGGCCAATCAGCTGCTGCTAGGCACAGTGTTCCAGACTGATTTATTGCAGATTCCATTACAAACCTGATTCATTCGGAACACTACAAACACTACAGGCCaaaactctatttttttttttcttccatgcaTTGGTTAGTCTTGAGATTTTGGGCTATTCAGACTAGTGTATAGAAAACATCCAAAGTACAGATTACAAAGAGTAcagattattatatattttattacacgTTATCTATTTGCACCTGTAGATTTCAGTTACCATAGACGTCTTTAAAGgcagttttctcaaaatgagtgtTTTTTTGTTCATATATCGGTCATCtgatttagattttattaaaaaaaaattattattatcattctatTTGCTATTGTTAACAGATGCCCGTAACGCATTAGCGCTGTGTGTTGGCTATCAGCATCAACAGTAAATggtttttgtggatttttttttacattgggaATCTGGGAATTTACAGTGGGAAGTTATTTTTAACTgcccagttttatttatttattttataaataaatagatttttaatgttGACAGTTAATTAATTGATTGAGTTGGGAGtacataaatcatttttattgcattaaataaacatttgacatTAACATTTGACATTGAGTAAACAGTTGTTTAGAAGTAGGCTGGACATCGTAAAATGAAATacaagtaaatgtttaaataaaacaaattattaaattttcACAACAAGATACTATTCCAGtgtctacttcaaaatttcttctttttttaacccAGTGTTACTTGACAGATCTGAGTAATTATTGACTCTCTGTCTAGATAGAtatgtcttttttttcagtgtagaatgCAAGTGTACTTGTACTTAAAGTACTTAAACtcattgtaattatttaaaaagcaacagaaatcactttttatTACAGTGTGGCTTTATCCAGTAATTAGATTTCAATTTTGGACATATATGCAAATTAGCGCATATTTAATGAGATtgtgcctcatttgcatatttcaacataacatttcaaaacgGTTGTCTTAATGTACTACGAAGAATCAGCTTGCGCAGTGTAGTGATATCAATTCGTTTTTACCCTATAGACCTGCGGTGTCTTTACGTTAATTAGTTGTGCACACAAATGAGATCTGAGTGAAAGCTGTAGTCGTGAACCTGTATTATTCCTCCGTCCCTCAGCGCCGCTGTCCGTGAGGAGTCTTCAGGACCTGGCGCGAATCTATATCCGCCGTACCCTCCGCAACCTGACCAACGAGGAGCAACCGGCCAACAACAACACGCAGCGATCGTCCCAGAAGCGCAAACGCAGACGCTGTCGCCGCCGCCGCCGCCGCATCAACACCTACGTGTTCGTGGGCAACCAGCTGATTCCTCAACCCATGGACAGCGAGGAGGACGAATGCATCGAGGAGGAGAGCAAAGAGGAGGAGCAGGAGAAAGACACTGAGCCCGTCAAACCTGAGGAGCCACGGGTCAACCATCTGAGAGACAAAATCCTGAGTCTGCCGCTGCCCGAGTCGCTGAAGGCGTACCTGCTGTTCTACCGCGagaaataacacacacaccggCCCGTAGAAGCATTCATCAGCGGAGGTGGTTTCGGCTTTCCTTCTCAGACTACTCAATTTCAGCGTTTTTTGGGATAATGTAGCATAATTGAAAGATTGAAACAGGGTTGGGTTTGATCTAATGGCTCATAACGTtgtaatattcacatttttcaCTTCAGAGGACCTTGGGGGTTTAGAAACTTCTTGCTCACCTTATTTGTATTGAGAAGATGTGAAGGAAGCTCTTTTTCACAGGCTTGTATTGTAAGACCAGCTGTTTGATGAAACCAGTAATGAccgttttctttcttattttaattctaGGGAGAATCAAAATTCGAGTCATTATTTTGGGATTGATTTTTGCCTTCTTTGATTCTCCGAAGCTTTCGGGAGTTTTCGCCGTTTATGATGCTAATGCTTTCGATAGCTCTTTGGACTGTTTTAGTGAAGTTCATCTAGAGATTGTTTGGTTTTTTTATTCggcctgtgtgttttttttgttctaGTCACATTTGTAAGTACAGATATTGAGCTGTCACTTAATAGATGTTGTAATTTTTTGGATTGTTCCTATCTCTCGTCTTCGAGTTGCCCTGAAGACCTAACGCTCCACTGTTCTGCTTGTGATCATAAAATGTAAGAGACGTCACTGTTCGTGTGGGATTGTAATCGGTGATTTCTCAATATCGTAACAACTTGTTTGCAATATATTGTCAGCATAAGGAATCTGTGGCttcatttcagttcttcagttgATTGTAGAGGATTTTGTTACAGTGAAATGAAATATAATAGAATTTGCATCTGTCATGTTTgtcacaaaaatacacacagatTAAGATGTTGAAAAAAAGACCCAAAGTATGTTTAATATGTTCAGTTGTTTAAATTCAtctgaaaataaaaattgcattttgttgtttaaGTACTGCCCTGATGAAGCTATGTAGGATATATATAGTACTAAagaactttatttatataaatgattcTGTTGAAAGGTTCTTAATATTGTAACCGTTCATTCATGGtcttttgtgatggttgtgcatctCTGGTTTGTCCCACAGAAGTCCTCCAGATCCATTCGAGTTCTTCCTCACACTGGCTATAGTATGTTGAGATCCAGTTTTACTCAGGGCCTGACAAAACCATCAGAAAAGattgaaaatgtaattaatgcTTGAGGAAACCACACATGATATTAAGAACCAAGAATGTAAACTTTTCAACAGGatcttttgtttaattaaaatgactTTGTGTTGTGAAATATATGTACATATCTGTTGTGCAGCTGTATCAGGgcagtactaaataaataaaatcattgtaaaatccagattttatattaatactattgtattttattcctaaaataaCTCCATGATGCCACAGCTATGAACTACAAATTGATAAGCTGATGATttgactgtaatatatatatatatatatatatatatatatataattctttttttttcttttttttttataaatatgctaGCACACAGACATGGACTTAAaagccacaattttttttttatatatagggaCTTTAAGCACCTTAAGTCATCGCCTATCTATGAAATGATGGTGAAAGGGAAACTAGAATGTAAAGATAAAAACCAAAATGACTTTTCATATTTAGCCTTACATGTTAAGGCACAATATCTCTGATAGATCTACACCAGCACCGTCTAGAAACAATGCTTTCATCTTTTTAAACAGTATTGCACCAGCTTCGAATTCAAAGTGACTTCAAAACTCATAAAAGAGAAAGGTTCGTGTTTTGTTATTGAGACAGCAGGATGGCACATTTACGTGTAAAATTGTATTAAACTTTAATAAGTTACCCTCCTGAAAACAAAGACCTTTTATGACTATTTTCGGTCAATCATGAAAATGCTCAAAGCGTTTGAGATATTGAGAGAAGAAACAACAGGCCATGCAGATTTTACGTGAGCGTACCTtgtaattatttttcatattgcttATTGACTGTAAaccgtaaaaaactgtaaaaaggtAAGAGGAATTTGTCCGTTGCGTTTGTGACGGTTTGATCGTTTCATGAGATCTTATTCCACAGCATGATGTCCTACAGATGCTCCCTGTCTTTTTCTGACTGTAATTTGATGCCATGTTTCTCAACCAtcttttcattaaatatatttatagccAACCTGTGAGATGGTGTTGTCAATTGAGTTTGTGTCAAAAACTTctgaaattataatattaaaaaagaaaaaaaaactatatatatatatatatatataaagggttAGCTTTTGATGCAGTAATGTTTTTATGCTTGTTTCATGTCTAACTCTTAGTGTCAAATTTTGTTTCTTtggaataaattataaaatgttctaaTTCATGGAAGTTGCTTTTCCTATTGCACAATAGTGTAATGGGTGTAGAAAGTGTGCATTAAACATCAAATACCATTATCATAAAACTTCAAAACACACTTCAGCttggacaacaacaaaaaactcccAGGTCACATTATAAAATCTTTATTAACTATGCatctttattaaaacaaaccagagtttgctaaaaaataaaagaatgctTTTCCAGTCCCATCTTTATCCAAAGATGTCCCAGTCTGGGGTAAATCACACAAATCtctcttttgcatagactaaacGCTCAACACCAGGACAAAAATCAGGGTTATGACAAAAATAAGATCGATTTAATGGCGCAAAAGTGCTTCTCAGTAGAACCACATTTATTATTTCATCCGTAGGATCCTGCATTAACTTTGGGGTGACACATGGGCAATAAATGGTTCATATTTTCTAGATTATTACAAAACTGGAGTGGGCAGGGGTATCACTTTGTGGACTTAGAAATGTATAAGTTCAATCAAGGTGGTAGTTGAGGaagataatatgtttttttttttagtacagtTACATACTTCAGCATGAGGAAATGTTAAATGTCTGAATTTAAAGCTTTGGCCATAATGCTAGATAACACATATCTATATCCTACCTATCAGTTCGTGACACTAGCATGCGTTAAATGACAGCATCATAACAGCAGCCTTAAATATGTACAGTTTGGAGAAATTTTGTCAACATGAAAGCGTATACATAACCCactctactatatatatatatatatatatatatatatatatatacatacagtatatttatattatatatatatatattatatagtttttgttttttgtttaataaccTCCTGTTAACcagcatttaaatgaaatgtacCGTGTTAATTGCATAAATCTATAGTACAGCAGTTacctaaaaacatctaaataattGAACTAACGACCAAAAAAATAAAGCCAATGTTTTTCTGAATAATGAACAGACACATTAATTTAAATggcaacattttacaataagtttCTATGAATTTATCTGAATAAAAAGTGACAAATAATTCTAAAGCAAtcttaataaatgttaatttcgACATTTACTAATTCAGTTTTCAAATCaaagttaatattatttaatgaacctCAACTGACATGAACAGTTGTTTTTTTGGTTACAcaattttaaggtgtccttgttgcaGTGTAATTATACGTTTAATATTGATTCATGTTAATAAACTACATGTACTCGctgtatggttagggttaggatgagggtttggtttagggttagttgcatgtaattatgcttttttttcatagtaaatATAAGGacgctgtaaaatatatttaaccttttttttaatattgacaAAAATTCATAAACGCTGCCACAACTAAATTAAAAGTTtcagtttacataatatgtgtgtgtactgtatatatttattatgtatatataaatacacacatgcatttatacatttcagaaaaaagtttatatattaaatataggaatataaatatatacatgtaaatagtttcaaaatatatactgtatgtgtgtgtatttatatatacataataaatatacacagtacacacatacatatattatgtacacacagaaacttttattttggatgcgattaatcacgagtaatcatttgacagcactaattttcaGTAAATAGGGTCTGttttcatttcatgttgactttatcaGGTTAAAAGAGTGACATATTTTGACTGCAAAATGACTAGTTATACACTAATATATGTATCTTAgatactggcaaaaaaaaaaaaaaagacaatcactTCATTGATTAGCATGTCGTTCCCTTGAGAAAGTTCAAATGTGCATCATACAGTCACGTCA from Carassius carassius chromosome 35, fCarCar2.1, whole genome shotgun sequence encodes:
- the pcmtd1 gene encoding protein-L-isoaspartate O-methyltransferase domain-containing protein 1, producing MGGAVSAGEDNDDLIDNLKDAQYIRTDRVEQAFRAIDRGDYYLDGYRENAYKDLAWKHGNIHLSAPCIYSEVMEALKLQQGLSFLNLGSGTGYLSTMVGLIIGPFGVNHGVELHKDVVEYAKERRDDFIKNSDSFDRFEFCEPHFVVGNCLEISSDSHQYDRIYCGAGVQKDHENYMKILLKVGGILVMPIEDQLTQIIRTGQSSWESKNILAVSFAPLVPQSRTDGCKPEAVVLPPLSVRSLQDLARIYIRRTLRNLTNEEQPANNNTQRSSQKRKRRRCRRRRRRINTYVFVGNQLIPQPMDSEEDECIEEESKEEEQEKDTEPVKPEEPRVNHLRDKILSLPLPESLKAYLLFYREK